Within the candidate division WOR-3 bacterium genome, the region GAAAAAGGCGGTAAACTTATAATGTTGATATTTTTTTTACTATACTCGGCATTCGAATTAAACCCTATACCTAAAATATACAGCCCTGTATCCAGGAATTCTCACTTCAATGTCTTTTTGAACCCTTCAATTCCCATGCCAGACGGGATTAGAGCTTCTTGCTGTTTTACACAGCTATATTCCATGAGCGAATTAAACCTCTATTCCGCATCACTTACCTGGACAAAAAAACCTTATTCAGCTTCCCTTTTCGCCAGTCAGTTCGGAAACAGCTTATACAGGGAGATAACTACCGGTCTATCGGCGTCTTATTCTTTAAAAAATCAATCTCTGGGTATCAGACTCAAACCCATGTTTCTCTCAATAAAAAACTACGGAAGCAAAGCCGTGTGGAGTATTGACCTTTTCGGTTGGACAGAAATCTCTGACTATCTGGGCGTGGGACTTGCAGCCGAAAACATACTCGCCACAACATACGGAACTTCATCGAACAGACCCGAAATAAACATAAAAAGCCATGTAATATTCTCGCCTGTTCAAGAGGCGAGCGTCCGGATTGGATTTTCAAAAGCACAAGAAATCAGAAAGAGCTTTTCGCTCTGTTTAGACATGGGCTCAATCTATTTTGTAGGTGATTACACGGACAAACCCGGCGAATTCGCCCTGGGATTCGGTATAAACGTATCAAGTATCACCCCTTTTTACGGAATTTCAAATCACACGGATCTCGGATACACACACACCGCGTTTATCTCTTGGTCCAGGGAAAGCTCACAACACAGTGAAATTGAGCACGCCAATTCTCTGACACTTGAGCCCGACACTTTGAAAGTAAACATATTCCCCTTGGACGTCAACAGGGCTACATCCGAACTTCTCGACAGAATTCCGGGGATAGGCCCCGTCCTCGCCCAAAGAATTATCGAAAAACGTGGCGAAATAGGAGGTTTCAAAGACCTCAATGATCTCCGCGAGATAACAGGAATAGGAGAAGCGCTTTTCGAAAAGATAAAACCTTACCTTTTTACGGGAGAGTTGAATGGAATGTAAAAAAAGAGAAAATTTAGAGTCTTGTATATGCACCTATCCATGCTCCAAAAAGGGTATATGCTGTGAATGCGTGGCTTATCACAGAGAATTGGGTGAGCTGCCCGGCTGTTTTTTCCCGCCGGAATACGAAAAGACTTTCGACAGGTCGCGAGAAAATTTTTTCAGGGCATGGAAACTAAAAAAATAATCACATGATCATCTTTTCAAGAATATCTACAGCGTTTGTAGCGGCGCCAACCCTTAAATTGTCCGCGCAGACAATCAGGCTGACAAGCCCGGGGTATCCCCTTTCATCCTTGACTCGTCCTGCGATGACATCGTCGGTGTCTTTTATGTCTTGGGGAGTCGGCACTTCCTTGTAAATAACATCTTTGTCGTTTTTTATATATGATATGACCTTTTCCGCGCTGAGATTTTCTCCCTCAAGATTGAGGACGACAGAATGGCCGATTCCAAGAGGCACTCTCACACAAAAAGCCGATATTTTTAAATCGTCTCTGTGCAGAATT harbors:
- a CDS encoding helix-hairpin-helix domain-containing protein, which gives rise to EKGGKLIMLIFFLLYSAFELNPIPKIYSPVSRNSHFNVFLNPSIPMPDGIRASCCFTQLYSMSELNLYSASLTWTKKPYSASLFASQFGNSLYREITTGLSASYSLKNQSLGIRLKPMFLSIKNYGSKAVWSIDLFGWTEISDYLGVGLAAENILATTYGTSSNRPEINIKSHVIFSPVQEASVRIGFSKAQEIRKSFSLCLDMGSIYFVGDYTDKPGEFALGFGINVSSITPFYGISNHTDLGYTHTAFISWSRESSQHSEIEHANSLTLEPDTLKVNIFPLDVNRATSELLDRIPGIGPVLAQRIIEKRGEIGGFKDLNDLREITGIGEALFEKIKPYLFTGELNGM